A region from the Pseudonocardia petroleophila genome encodes:
- a CDS encoding carotenoid oxygenase family protein produces MTLFVAQETGTEDNPYLLGVHAPVRDEITAEDLEVIGEIPRDLNGVYLRNGPNRRYEAPGRYHWFDGDGMVHAMAFENGTARYRNRYVRTAALTAEEAAGHALWSGVMESPRGNPVGTARGLPFKDSANTDLVHHDGRVLATWYLCGQPMSLDPLSLETIGAETFLGTLRGDVMAHPKSDERTGELMWFDYGARDPLLRYGVVGPSGGVEHEVAIDLPGPRLPHDMAITENFSILMDLPLVQDLDAARQGRYKLHFDRETPSRFAVIPRRGTEVRWFEAEPCYIYHVVNAFEEGRTIVLDVCRVTRPEPRPTRPGPLGKLLGYLRLDARLHRYVFDLDTGTTTEARLDDANTEFPSIDARMTGRPARYAYTVHIADTETVLFDGLLRCDRVTGERQDHRFGPGRYGSEAPFAPRDGSTGEDDGYLVSFVTDERTGRSEVEVLDASDLAAGPVARVLLPQRVPVGFHATWVRADQLRSPS; encoded by the coding sequence GTGACGCTGTTCGTCGCCCAGGAGACCGGTACCGAGGACAACCCCTACCTGCTCGGGGTGCACGCCCCCGTCCGCGACGAGATCACCGCCGAGGACCTCGAGGTGATCGGCGAGATCCCGCGCGACCTCAACGGTGTGTACCTGCGCAACGGCCCCAACCGGCGCTACGAGGCCCCCGGCCGCTACCACTGGTTCGACGGCGACGGCATGGTGCACGCGATGGCGTTCGAGAACGGCACGGCGCGCTACCGCAACCGGTACGTCCGCACGGCGGCGCTCACCGCCGAGGAGGCCGCCGGGCACGCGCTGTGGAGCGGGGTCATGGAGTCGCCGCGCGGCAACCCCGTCGGCACCGCGCGCGGGCTGCCGTTCAAGGACAGCGCCAACACCGACCTCGTCCACCACGACGGTCGCGTGCTCGCCACCTGGTACCTGTGCGGGCAGCCGATGAGCCTGGACCCGCTGTCGCTGGAGACGATCGGGGCCGAGACCTTCCTCGGCACGCTGCGCGGGGACGTCATGGCGCACCCGAAGTCCGACGAGCGCACCGGCGAGCTGATGTGGTTCGACTACGGCGCCCGCGACCCCCTGCTGCGCTACGGCGTGGTGGGCCCGTCCGGCGGCGTCGAGCACGAGGTGGCGATCGACCTGCCCGGCCCGCGGCTGCCGCACGACATGGCGATCACGGAGAACTTCTCGATCCTCATGGACCTGCCGCTCGTGCAGGACCTGGACGCCGCCCGGCAGGGCCGCTACAAGCTGCACTTCGACCGGGAGACGCCCTCGCGCTTCGCGGTGATCCCCCGCCGGGGCACGGAGGTCCGGTGGTTCGAGGCCGAGCCCTGCTACATCTACCACGTGGTCAACGCGTTCGAGGAGGGCCGCACGATCGTCCTCGACGTCTGCCGCGTCACCCGCCCCGAGCCCCGGCCGACCCGCCCCGGGCCGCTCGGGAAGCTGCTCGGCTACCTGCGGCTCGACGCCCGGCTGCACCGCTACGTGTTCGACCTCGACACCGGCACCACCACCGAGGCCCGGCTCGACGACGCCAACACCGAGTTCCCGTCCATCGACGCGCGGATGACCGGGCGGCCCGCCCGCTACGCCTACACCGTGCACATCGCCGACACCGAGACCGTCCTGTTCGACGGGCTGCTGCGCTGCGACCGCGTCACCGGCGAGCGCCAGGACCACCGCTTCGGACCGGGCCGCTACGGCAGCGAGGCCCCGTTCGCGCCGCGCGACGGCAGCACCGGCGAGGACGACGGCTACCTGGTGTCGTTCGTGACCGACGAGCGCACCGGGCGCAGCGAGGTGGAGGTCCTGGACGCGTCCGACCTCGCGGCCGGGCCCGTGGCGCGCGTCCTGCTGCCGCAGCGCGTACCGGTCGGGTTCCACGCGACCTGGGTGCGCGCCGACCAGCTCCGATCGCCCTCGTGA
- a CDS encoding DUF998 domain-containing protein codes for MTTTQTTPTHRLLAAGLLAGPLFVGSALAQAATREGFDLTRHPVSLLALGDGGWVQVATFVATGALTAACAAGLRRVPSAGVWGPRLLGVFGAGLVAAGVFVTDAGAGFPAGAPAGAPETSWHGLLHEAGFGVAMLGWTAAAVVFTRRSAARRQWARAGLTAAGVAGSLLVAAWPDPDGLPVRLLVASAIQFAVVAGLAADALGGRAGRA; via the coding sequence ATGACCACCACCCAGACCACCCCCACCCACCGCCTGCTCGCCGCGGGCCTGCTCGCCGGGCCGCTGTTCGTCGGGTCCGCGCTGGCGCAGGCCGCCACCCGCGAGGGGTTCGACCTGACCCGCCACCCGGTCAGCCTGCTCGCGCTCGGCGACGGGGGCTGGGTGCAGGTGGCCACGTTCGTCGCCACCGGGGCGCTGACGGCCGCGTGCGCCGCCGGGCTGCGCCGCGTCCCGTCCGCGGGCGTGTGGGGGCCGCGGCTGCTCGGCGTCTTCGGGGCGGGGCTGGTGGCGGCCGGGGTCTTCGTCACCGACGCGGGGGCCGGGTTCCCGGCCGGGGCTCCCGCCGGGGCTCCGGAGACGAGCTGGCACGGCCTCCTGCACGAGGCCGGGTTCGGCGTGGCGATGCTGGGCTGGACCGCGGCCGCCGTCGTCTTCACCCGCCGCTCCGCCGCCCGCCGGCAGTGGGCGCGGGCCGGGCTGACCGCGGCGGGCGTGGCGGGGTCGCTGCTCGTCGCGGCCTGGCCCGACCCGGACGGCCTGCCGGTGCGACTGCTGGTGGCGTCGGCGATCCAGTTCGCCGTCGTCGCGGGGCTGGCGGCGGACGCACTGGGCGGGAGGGCGGGTCGCGCGTAG
- a CDS encoding RNA polymerase sigma factor yields MSDDLLRGLAPQVLGAVVRRYGHFDTAEDAVQEALLAASRQWPVDGVPDDPRAWLITVAARRLTDLLRSEQARRRREEADARLVVAPGPVIDADDTLVLLALCCHPVLSPSSQIALTLRAVGGLTTAEIARAFLVPEATMTRRITRAKRAVAGQSFGMPADAGRLTAVLHVLYLVFNEGYAATAGPHLVRAELAAEAIRLTRVVHRLLPEDAEVAGLLALMLLTDARRPARTAADGALVPMAEQDRALWDAGRIAEGVALITGALPRGPVGPYQLQAAIAAVHGEAPSAEATDWPQIRALYEVLLRVTDTPLVRLNHAVAVSMVDGPRAGLALVDGLPLDADHRLHAVRAHLLETAGDREGAHAAYLTAARLTMSLPQQRYLHARAARL; encoded by the coding sequence GTGTCCGACGACCTGCTGCGCGGTCTGGCGCCGCAGGTCCTCGGCGCGGTCGTCCGGCGCTACGGGCACTTCGACACCGCCGAGGACGCCGTGCAGGAGGCGCTCCTCGCGGCGTCGCGGCAGTGGCCCGTCGACGGCGTCCCCGACGACCCGCGGGCCTGGCTGATCACCGTGGCGGCGCGCCGGCTGACCGACCTGCTGCGCAGCGAGCAGGCCCGGCGCCGCCGCGAGGAGGCCGACGCGCGGCTCGTCGTGGCCCCGGGGCCGGTCATCGACGCCGACGACACGCTCGTGCTGCTGGCCCTGTGCTGCCATCCGGTCCTGTCGCCGTCGTCGCAGATCGCGCTGACGCTGCGCGCCGTCGGCGGCCTCACCACGGCCGAGATCGCGCGGGCGTTCCTCGTGCCGGAGGCGACGATGACGCGCCGGATCACCCGGGCGAAGCGGGCCGTCGCGGGGCAGTCGTTCGGGATGCCGGCCGACGCGGGACGCCTCACCGCCGTGCTGCACGTGCTCTACCTCGTGTTCAACGAGGGCTACGCGGCGACGGCCGGCCCGCACCTGGTGCGCGCGGAGCTCGCGGCCGAGGCGATCCGGCTCACCCGGGTGGTGCACCGCCTGCTGCCCGAGGACGCGGAGGTGGCCGGGCTGCTCGCCCTCATGCTGCTCACCGACGCCCGCCGCCCGGCCCGGACCGCCGCGGACGGCGCGCTGGTGCCGATGGCCGAGCAGGACCGCGCGCTGTGGGACGCCGGCCGCATCGCCGAGGGCGTCGCGCTGATCACCGGGGCGCTGCCGCGCGGGCCGGTCGGCCCGTACCAGCTCCAGGCGGCGATCGCGGCGGTGCACGGCGAGGCCCCGAGCGCGGAGGCCACCGACTGGCCGCAGATCCGGGCCCTCTACGAGGTGCTGCTGCGGGTCACCGACACCCCGCTCGTGCGGCTCAACCACGCCGTCGCCGTCAGCATGGTCGACGGGCCGCGCGCCGGGCTGGCCCTGGTCGACGGCCTCCCGCTCGACGCCGACCACCGCCTGCACGCCGTGCGCGCCCACCTGCTGGAGACCGCGGGCGACCGCGAGGGCGCCCACGCGGCCTACCTCACCGCCGCCCGGCTGACGATGAGCCTGCCGCAGCAGCGCTACCTGCACGCCCGGGCCGCCCGGCTCTGA
- a CDS encoding YciI family protein, producing the protein MILLYGSQRDYDAMAGRPGDGPAMSADELAAMHEHMRSFHEGLVDSGEFVDARGLTAPVLARRVQLRGGVAAVTDGPYPETQEVLAGYTIVDCAGVDRAVEIAAGLVNPAVPGEYVDVRPVLEDVAELEV; encoded by the coding sequence ATGATCCTGCTCTACGGGTCCCAGCGGGACTACGACGCGATGGCCGGGCGTCCCGGCGACGGTCCGGCGATGTCGGCCGACGAGCTCGCGGCGATGCACGAGCACATGCGGTCCTTCCACGAGGGGCTCGTCGACTCCGGCGAGTTCGTCGACGCCCGCGGGCTCACCGCCCCCGTCCTCGCCCGCCGGGTGCAGCTGCGCGGCGGGGTCGCGGCCGTCACCGACGGGCCGTACCCGGAGACGCAGGAGGTGCTGGCCGGCTACACGATCGTCGACTGCGCGGGCGTCGACCGGGCCGTCGAGATCGCCGCGGGGCTGGTGAACCCGGCCGTGCCCGGGGAGTACGTCGACGTGCGGCCCGTCCTGGAGGACGTCGCCGAGCTGGAGGTCTGA